GATGCCATCAGTAATTTTGAAGATAAATTAGGAATGGCTTTTCTTCAATTGCACGATAACTTTAAACCTAAAGATTTCGAAAGATTAAAAATAGTAATCAACGAATTCCCAAAAGTAATTCCTTTGGGTGTTGAAGTGAGAAATGGCGAATGGTTTTCAAATCCGGCCATCGCCAATGAATTTGCACAACTATTTCAGGAAAATGGTGTGGCCAATATTATTGTTGATACTGCTGGCAGAAGAGACATGCTGCACATGCGTTTAACTTCTCCAACGGCTTTTGTACGTTTCGTAGGCGCCAATGATGATGACATAGATAAAAAACGCTTAGACGATTGGATTGAAAGAATTGTAAGCTGGAAAGAACAGGGCTTGCAAAACTTATATTTCTTTGTCCATCAAAATGTTGAGCTATCTTCTCCATTATTTTCCGCCTATTTTACAAACAAGCTGAATAAAGCAGTAGGAACAGATTTAAAGATTCCGGTAATGGCCAACCAGGCTTCGCCTTCTTTATTCTAGATTCAAAACCTACCAGGTTTTAAAAACCTGATAGGTTTAAATTTATTTCCTTCTATAAACCGTTTCGGTAGCTTTTGCTTCTTCCCCTTCTGGCGAAACATTATAAGCCGTTAATACGATTTCATTTTCGTTAATTATTTCAAGCACTGTTCTCCAGCCCCA
The nucleotide sequence above comes from Pedobacter riviphilus. Encoded proteins:
- a CDS encoding DUF72 domain-containing protein produces the protein MKFGQVEDPTIIDYTLPADAPETAAVLAANKPKQSFQAYVGCAKWNKTDLKGFYPKGTKDELTYYATQFNSIELNATFYGMPSREQVITWTQKTPADFKFFPKLTNTISHFKRLINVKEPVEQYCDAISNFEDKLGMAFLQLHDNFKPKDFERLKIVINEFPKVIPLGVEVRNGEWFSNPAIANEFAQLFQENGVANIIVDTAGRRDMLHMRLTSPTAFVRFVGANDDDIDKKRLDDWIERIVSWKEQGLQNLYFFVHQNVELSSPLFSAYFTNKLNKAVGTDLKIPVMANQASPSLF